In one window of Acidovorax sp. HDW3 DNA:
- a CDS encoding M23 family metallopeptidase: MAPPLSRRALLGAGAALALPWAAAPLTAAAGANAQRPPGWPRPLAVPGGLLLLPLGPAAQAPQAFTTHEDERVPLLVLGQPEGWTALLGLPLAAPVGPGHIEVQQADGRAQPISYTVQAKQYAEQRLSVAPRTVDLSPEDNARYERERAHQRQVMATFSQPLPTQLAMAAPVPGRRSSSFGLRRVFNGQARNPHSGMDIAAPSGTPIAAPLAGRVLDTGDYFFNGQTVWLDHGGGLLTLYCHLSRIDVAPGQALAAGAVLGAVGATGRVTGPHLHWGVMLNRCMVDPALFL; this comes from the coding sequence ATGGCCCCGCCCCTCTCGCGCCGCGCCCTGCTGGGCGCCGGCGCCGCCCTGGCCCTGCCCTGGGCCGCCGCGCCCCTCACCGCAGCCGCTGGTGCCAACGCGCAGCGCCCCCCAGGCTGGCCGCGCCCGCTGGCCGTGCCCGGCGGCCTGCTGCTGCTGCCCCTGGGCCCGGCAGCGCAGGCGCCGCAGGCTTTCACCACGCACGAGGACGAACGCGTGCCGCTGCTGGTGCTCGGCCAGCCCGAGGGCTGGACGGCGCTGCTGGGCCTGCCCCTGGCCGCCCCCGTGGGCCCCGGCCATATCGAGGTGCAGCAGGCCGATGGCCGGGCGCAGCCCATCAGCTATACGGTGCAGGCCAAGCAGTACGCCGAGCAGCGCCTCTCGGTCGCGCCGCGCACGGTCGATCTCTCGCCCGAGGACAACGCCCGCTACGAGCGCGAGCGCGCGCACCAGCGCCAGGTCATGGCCACCTTCAGCCAACCGCTGCCCACACAGCTGGCCATGGCCGCGCCCGTGCCCGGGCGGCGTTCGAGCTCTTTTGGCCTGCGCCGCGTGTTCAACGGCCAGGCGCGCAACCCGCACAGCGGCATGGACATCGCCGCGCCCAGCGGCACGCCCATTGCCGCGCCGCTGGCTGGGCGCGTGCTCGACACCGGCGACTACTTTTTCAACGGCCAGACCGTCTGGCTCGACCACGGCGGCGGCCTGCTCACCCTGTACTGCCACCTGAGCCGCATCGACGTCGCCCCCGGCCAGGCGCTGGCCGCCGGCGCGGTGCTGGGCGCCGTCGGCGCCACGGGCCGCGTCACCGGGCCGCACCTGCACTGGGGCGTGATGCTCAACCGCTGCATGGTCGATCCGGCGCTGTTTCTTTGA
- a CDS encoding folate-binding protein YgfZ, producing MTVPPLPLNGITPLPALGVIRAQGADAGRFLHGQLTQDFALLPPHQARLAAYLTPKGRMLASFIAWQRGPEDYLLVCSRDLLAATLKRLAMFVLRAKVQLHDASADFQLWGLAGDALISIAGSAKPAWAKADFDAANLVHLYPACGQPRGLWLAPADTPAPSGAALAPALWAWGEVQSGVVTLCAALTDAFVPQMLNYESIDGVNFKKGCYPGQEVVARSQFRGQLKRRTYLAHADAELPVGAEIFTPDDAEQPVGQVAQAAPAPGGGWDALVVLQTSAAQAALHAGAAQLTLGSLPYPLRDDI from the coding sequence ATGACTGTCCCGCCCCTGCCCCTGAACGGCATCACCCCCCTGCCCGCCCTGGGCGTGATCCGCGCCCAAGGCGCCGATGCTGGCCGCTTTTTGCACGGCCAGCTGACCCAGGATTTCGCCCTTTTACCCCCGCACCAGGCACGCCTGGCGGCCTACCTCACGCCCAAGGGGCGCATGTTGGCCAGCTTCATCGCCTGGCAGCGCGGCCCCGAGGACTACCTGCTGGTGTGCTCGCGCGACCTGCTCGCGGCCACGCTCAAGCGCCTGGCCATGTTCGTGCTGCGCGCCAAGGTGCAGCTGCACGACGCCAGCGCCGACTTCCAGCTCTGGGGCCTGGCCGGAGATGCTCTTATTTCGATAGCTGGTAGCGCAAAACCCGCCTGGGCCAAAGCCGATTTTGATGCTGCAAACCTGGTCCACCTCTACCCCGCCTGCGGCCAGCCGCGCGGCCTGTGGCTGGCGCCGGCAGACACGCCCGCGCCCAGCGGCGCCGCCCTGGCGCCTGCGCTGTGGGCCTGGGGCGAGGTGCAGTCGGGCGTGGTCACGCTGTGCGCCGCGCTCACCGACGCCTTCGTGCCGCAGATGCTCAACTACGAATCCATCGACGGCGTGAACTTCAAAAAAGGCTGCTACCCCGGCCAGGAGGTGGTGGCGCGCAGCCAGTTCCGGGGCCAGCTCAAGCGCCGCACCTATCTTGCGCACGCCGACGCCGAACTGCCCGTGGGCGCTGAAATTTTCACCCCCGACGACGCCGAACAACCCGTGGGCCAGGTGGCGCAAGCCGCCCCCGCTCCCGGCGGCGGCTGGGACGCGCTGGTGGTGCTGCAAACCAGCGCCGCCCAGGCTGCGCTGCACGCCGGCGCGGCGCAGCTCACCCTCGGCAGCCTGCCCTACCCCTTGCGCGACGACATTTGA
- the mltG gene encoding endolytic transglycosylase MltG, translating to MGLAALGAAGAWWLQQPLDLGGAQALELEIEPGTAPRTVARAVVQAGVRTDARLLYAWFRVSGQDRQIRAGNYEITPGTTPYGLLQKLARGEESLRALTLVEGWSWRQVRAALAREDGLRHDSQDLSDAQLMAQLDRAGVAPEGRFFPDTYAYAKGSSELALLRRALHAMDRRLEAAWALRSADSPLKTPDEALILASIVEKETGQAADRGQIAGVFANRLRQGMLLQTDPSVIYGLGEKFDGNLRKRDLQTDHAWNTYTRAGLPPTPIAMPGKAALLAAVQPQATRALYFVARGDGSSQFSATLEEHNRAVNRYQRGQK from the coding sequence ATGGGCCTGGCGGCGCTGGGCGCGGCAGGCGCCTGGTGGCTGCAGCAGCCGCTGGATCTGGGCGGCGCGCAGGCGCTCGAATTGGAGATCGAGCCCGGCACGGCGCCGCGCACCGTCGCGCGTGCCGTGGTGCAGGCCGGGGTGCGTACCGATGCGCGCCTGCTCTACGCCTGGTTCCGCGTCTCGGGGCAAGACCGCCAGATCCGCGCCGGCAACTACGAAATCACCCCCGGCACCACGCCCTACGGCCTGCTGCAAAAGCTCGCGCGTGGCGAGGAAAGCCTGCGTGCGCTGACCCTGGTCGAAGGCTGGAGCTGGCGCCAGGTGCGCGCCGCCCTGGCACGCGAAGACGGCCTGCGCCACGACAGCCAGGACCTGAGCGATGCGCAGCTGATGGCGCAACTGGACCGCGCCGGCGTCGCGCCCGAGGGCCGTTTCTTCCCCGACACCTATGCCTACGCCAAGGGCAGCAGCGAACTGGCGCTGCTGCGCCGCGCGCTGCACGCCATGGACCGGCGCCTGGAAGCGGCCTGGGCGCTGCGCAGCGCCGACAGCCCGCTCAAAACCCCGGACGAGGCGTTGATCCTGGCGAGCATCGTCGAAAAAGAAACCGGCCAGGCGGCCGACCGGGGGCAGATTGCCGGCGTGTTTGCCAACCGCCTGCGCCAGGGGATGCTGCTGCAGACCGATCCGAGCGTGATCTACGGCCTGGGTGAGAAATTCGACGGCAACCTGCGCAAGCGCGACCTGCAGACCGATCACGCCTGGAACACCTACACCCGCGCCGGCCTGCCGCCAACGCCGATTGCCATGCCGGGCAAGGCGGCGTTGCTGGCAGCGGTACAGCCGCAGGCCACGCGCGCGCTGTACTTCGTCGCCCGGGGCGACGGCAGCAGCCAGTTCAGCGCCACGCTCGAAGAGCACAACCGCGCCGTCAACCGCTACCAAAGGGGGCAGAAATGA
- the tmk gene encoding dTMP kinase — translation MTIPGLFISFEGIDGAGKSSHIQTLADAFRAQGRSVTLTREPGGTPLAEKLRALLLHEPMDALTEALLAFAGRRDHLRQVIEPALARGEVLLCDRFTDATFAYQGAGRGFNLDVLSYLERLAQTGCAPEPDLMREPDATLWFDLPPAVAAQRLTAARSPDRFEALPPDFFARVAQGYAARAQAAPQRFIRIDAAQPLPAVWQQLQAALVARGWLGGEP, via the coding sequence ATGACGATACCCGGACTTTTCATCAGCTTTGAGGGCATCGACGGCGCTGGCAAAAGCTCGCACATCCAGACCCTGGCCGACGCCTTTCGCGCCCAGGGGCGCAGCGTCACGCTCACGCGCGAGCCCGGCGGCACGCCGCTGGCGGAAAAGCTGCGCGCCCTGCTGCTGCACGAACCCATGGACGCCCTGACCGAGGCCCTGCTGGCCTTTGCCGGCCGGCGCGACCACCTGCGCCAGGTGATCGAGCCGGCGCTGGCGCGCGGCGAGGTGCTGCTGTGCGACCGCTTCACCGACGCCACCTTCGCCTACCAGGGCGCCGGGCGCGGCTTCAATCTTGATGTGCTATCGTATTTGGAGCGCCTTGCGCAGACTGGGTGCGCCCCAGAGCCCGATTTGATGCGTGAACCCGACGCCACCCTGTGGTTTGACCTGCCCCCCGCCGTGGCGGCGCAGCGCCTGACCGCAGCGCGCAGCCCGGACCGCTTCGAGGCCCTGCCGCCGGACTTTTTTGCCCGCGTCGCCCAGGGCTACGCGGCGCGTGCGCAGGCGGCGCCGCAGCGCTTCATCCGCATCGACGCTGCCCAGCCCCTGCCCGCCGTCTGGCAGCAGCTGCAGGCGGCGCTGGTGGCGCGCGGCTGGCTGGGGGGGGAGCCATGA
- a CDS encoding DNA polymerase III subunit delta', which produces MTASAPAPWIAAQRRQLLAQRGHAWLLQGPSGLGQYALAYELVRAWLCDAPSADGACGQCASCHAIAVHTHADLCVLMPETVMLALGWPLSEKAQAEIDEKKRKPSREIRVDAMREAVEFCQRTSARGRGKAVLVYPAEQMNHVTANALLKTLEEPPGDTRFVLASEAAHLLLPTIRSRCLGHSLHWPQADEALAWLQAQGLSADDAKAHWRAAGGRPQDALALAQAGRSPAAWAQLPQAMARGELAALSDYSPAQAIAALQKLCHDLQAQAVGAPPRYFAPESLPPAPPLLALARWAQALAKAARSAEHPFNQGLLLEALVAQARQTLHSQPPRPPRTP; this is translated from the coding sequence ATGACGGCCAGCGCCCCGGCGCCCTGGATTGCCGCGCAGCGGCGCCAGCTGCTGGCCCAGCGCGGCCACGCCTGGCTGCTGCAGGGGCCCTCGGGCCTGGGCCAGTACGCCCTGGCCTACGAGCTGGTGCGCGCCTGGCTGTGCGATGCGCCCAGCGCCGACGGCGCCTGCGGCCAATGCGCGAGCTGCCACGCCATCGCCGTGCACACCCATGCCGACCTGTGCGTGCTCATGCCCGAGACGGTGATGCTGGCGCTGGGCTGGCCGTTGAGCGAGAAAGCACAGGCCGAGATCGACGAGAAAAAACGCAAGCCCAGCCGCGAGATCCGCGTCGATGCCATGCGCGAAGCGGTCGAGTTCTGCCAGCGCACCAGCGCGCGCGGGCGCGGCAAGGCGGTGCTGGTGTACCCGGCCGAGCAGATGAACCACGTTACCGCCAACGCCCTGCTCAAGACGCTGGAGGAGCCCCCGGGCGACACCCGCTTCGTGCTCGCCAGCGAGGCCGCGCACCTGCTGCTGCCCACCATCCGCAGCCGCTGCCTGGGCCACAGCCTGCACTGGCCGCAGGCCGACGAGGCCCTGGCCTGGCTGCAGGCGCAGGGCCTGAGCGCGGACGATGCCAAGGCGCATTGGCGCGCCGCCGGTGGCCGCCCGCAGGACGCGCTGGCCCTGGCCCAGGCCGGGCGCAGCCCCGCCGCCTGGGCGCAGCTGCCGCAGGCCATGGCGCGTGGCGAGCTCGCGGCCCTGTCCGACTACAGCCCGGCGCAGGCCATTGCGGCGCTGCAAAAACTCTGCCACGACCTGCAGGCGCAGGCTGTGGGCGCACCGCCGCGCTACTTCGCACCCGAGAGCCTGCCGCCCGCACCGCCGCTGCTGGCGCTGGCGCGCTGGGCCCAGGCGCTGGCCAAGGCAGCGCGCAGCGCCGAGCACCCGTTCAACCAGGGGCTGCTGCTGGAGGCGCTTGTCGCCCAGGCGCGCCAGACACTACACTCGCAGCCACCACGACCGCCCCGCACACCATGA
- a CDS encoding PilZ domain-containing protein, with product MNTPAPTAPRPSVMQLAIKEKAALYAAFIPSFAEGGIFVPTTRDYRLGDDVYVLLTLPEDTQRYPVAGRVAWLTPARAGGNRTQGVGIHFPKDEKSRQLRARIEEILGTALGSDKPTQTI from the coding sequence ATGAACACCCCCGCCCCCACCGCGCCGCGCCCCAGCGTCATGCAGCTGGCCATCAAGGAAAAAGCAGCGCTCTACGCCGCCTTCATCCCCAGCTTTGCCGAAGGCGGCATCTTCGTGCCGACCACGCGCGACTACCGCCTGGGCGACGATGTGTATGTGCTCTTGACTCTGCCCGAGGACACCCAGCGCTACCCCGTCGCCGGGCGCGTGGCCTGGCTCACGCCCGCGCGTGCCGGCGGCAACCGCACGCAGGGCGTGGGCATTCATTTCCCCAAGGATGAAAAATCGCGCCAGCTGCGCGCGCGCATCGAAGAAATATTGGGCACCGCCCTGGGCTCGGACAAGCCCACGCAGACCATTTAA
- a CDS encoding TatD family hydrolase — translation MFTDSHCHLTFPELASQIPAIRAAMQAAQVTRALCICTTMEEFPAVHALAQSYDNFWCSVGVHPDNEGIHEPSVQELQEKAQLPRVVAIGETGLDYYGMEERKGGRSIADLEWQRTRFRTHIRAARAVGKPLVIHTRSSATDTLAILREEGEDGSGNRAGGVFHCFTESLAVARAALDLGYYISLSGIVTFKSAQELREVAAFVPLERLLIETDSPYLAPVPYRGKTNTPAYVPYVAQQIAQLRGLSVQAVAEATSRNVDALFTGVTA, via the coding sequence ATGTTCACCGATTCCCACTGCCACCTGACGTTTCCCGAGCTTGCCAGCCAGATTCCCGCCATCCGTGCCGCCATGCAGGCGGCGCAGGTCACGCGCGCGCTGTGCATTTGCACGACGATGGAAGAATTTCCTGCCGTGCACGCGCTGGCGCAAAGCTACGACAACTTCTGGTGCAGCGTTGGCGTGCACCCGGACAACGAGGGCATCCACGAGCCCAGCGTGCAGGAGCTGCAGGAAAAAGCCCAGCTGCCGCGCGTGGTCGCCATCGGCGAGACGGGGCTGGACTATTACGGCATGGAGGAGCGCAAGGGCGGGCGCAGCATTGCCGACCTGGAGTGGCAGCGCACGCGCTTTCGCACCCACATCCGCGCTGCGCGCGCCGTCGGCAAGCCGCTGGTGATCCACACCCGCAGCAGCGCCACCGACACCCTGGCCATCTTGCGCGAGGAGGGCGAGGACGGCAGCGGCAACCGTGCCGGTGGGGTGTTTCACTGCTTTACGGAGTCGCTGGCGGTGGCGCGGGCGGCGCTCGATCTGGGCTACTACATCTCGCTCTCGGGCATCGTCACCTTCAAGAGCGCGCAGGAGCTGCGCGAGGTGGCGGCCTTCGTGCCGCTCGAGCGTTTGCTGATTGAAACCGACAGCCCCTACCTCGCGCCCGTGCCGTATCGCGGCAAAACCAACACCCCGGCCTACGTGCCGTACGTGGCGCAGCAGATTGCGCAGCTGCGCGGCCTGAGCGTGCAGGCCGTGGCAGAGGCCACGAGCCGCAACGTCGATGCGCTTTTTACCGGAGTCACGGCATGA
- a CDS encoding ankyrin repeat domain-containing protein: MKRRQLCQQALGWSVLALTGCASAGSFDDFFTAIRRDRGDEIAALLARGFDPNTSDEQGRPGLVLALQLESWQAFAALLKAPQLDVNRRNAQGETALMLAAIKGQLDAARALLARDADVNQTGWTPLHYAASCITGQGVEMVRLLLEESAYIDAGSPNGSTPLMLAAQYGSEDVAQLLLAEGADPSIKNQRGLTAVQFAQRAGRDALARSLAAAMRKRQPQRGQW; the protein is encoded by the coding sequence ATGAAGCGCCGCCAGCTGTGCCAGCAGGCGCTGGGTTGGTCGGTGCTGGCGCTCACCGGCTGCGCCAGCGCGGGGTCGTTCGACGATTTTTTTACCGCCATCCGCCGCGACCGGGGCGATGAAATCGCCGCCTTGCTCGCGCGTGGCTTTGACCCCAATACCAGCGACGAGCAGGGCCGCCCCGGCCTGGTGCTGGCGCTGCAGCTCGAATCCTGGCAGGCGTTTGCTGCGCTGCTCAAGGCGCCGCAGCTCGATGTCAACCGCCGCAACGCCCAGGGCGAGACGGCGCTGATGCTCGCCGCCATCAAGGGTCAGCTCGACGCCGCCCGTGCCCTGCTCGCGCGCGACGCCGACGTCAACCAAACCGGCTGGACGCCGCTGCACTACGCCGCATCCTGCATCACCGGCCAGGGGGTGGAGATGGTGCGCCTGCTGCTCGAAGAAAGCGCCTACATCGATGCCGGCTCGCCCAACGGCAGCACGCCGTTGATGCTCGCCGCCCAGTACGGCAGCGAGGACGTGGCGCAGCTGCTGCTGGCCGAGGGCGCCGACCCGAGCATCAAGAACCAGCGCGGCCTGACGGCGGTGCAGTTCGCCCAACGCGCCGGGCGCGACGCGCTCGCGCGCAGCCTGGCTGCCGCCATGCGCAAGCGCCAGCCGCAGCGGGGGCAGTGGTAG
- the msbA gene encoding lipid A export permease/ATP-binding protein MsbA produces the protein MQSPAPNSPTPALRARLARLLPYFGGHRLAWALALAGTLLGAATEPLIPALLKPLLDSGFTDGTLQLWLVPAAIIGVFFIRGVAQFTSQYAITRIANEGMLLLRQALFARLLSAEMALFTRQSASALSNTVVYEVQTGATLLVQALMGISRDGFTLLALLGYLLYLNWQLTLIVAVLVPAVAWIMKTLSRRLYRITKASQQATDDLAYVVEENVLAHRMVRLHGAQAQQQARFGRLSDSLRRLAIKATIASAAMTPLTQLLAAVALSTVICVALWQSRAGSGAGQAITVGGFASFITAMLMLVAPMRRMADVTNPLTRGVAALERGLQLIHDTASENGGTQPCPTPARGALQLHDVCVRFRAHSDAALALDRVSLTLQPGEVVALVGPSGAGKSTLVNLLPRFVLPESGHIALDGVPLADWPLEQLRAQFAMVSQDVVMLNDSVAANVALGAPLDRQRVQDCLAAANLAEHVARLPQGIDTPVGHNASELSGGQRQRLAIARALYKDAPILILDEATSALDTESERLVQEALQRLMRGRTTLVIAHRLSTIEHADRVLVLQAGRIVEQGSHAQLLALGGLYARLQHQN, from the coding sequence ATGCAATCCCCTGCCCCCAACTCCCCTACTCCCGCCCTGCGCGCGCGCCTGGCCCGACTGTTGCCTTATTTTGGCGGCCACCGCCTGGCCTGGGCGCTGGCCCTGGCGGGCACGCTCCTGGGCGCGGCCACCGAGCCGCTGATTCCGGCACTGCTCAAGCCGCTGCTCGACAGCGGTTTTACCGACGGCACGCTGCAGCTGTGGCTGGTGCCGGCAGCCATCATTGGCGTGTTTTTTATTCGCGGCGTGGCCCAGTTCACCAGCCAGTACGCCATCACGCGCATCGCCAACGAAGGCATGTTGCTCTTGCGCCAGGCGCTGTTTGCGCGCCTGCTCAGCGCCGAGATGGCACTGTTCACGCGCCAGTCGGCCAGCGCCTTGTCCAACACCGTGGTCTATGAAGTGCAGACGGGCGCCACGCTGCTGGTGCAGGCGCTCATGGGCATCTCGCGCGATGGTTTTACGCTGCTGGCGCTGCTCGGCTACCTGCTGTACCTGAACTGGCAGCTGACGCTGATCGTCGCCGTGCTCGTGCCAGCGGTGGCCTGGATCATGAAAACCCTCTCGCGGCGCCTGTACCGCATCACCAAGGCCAGCCAGCAGGCCACCGACGACCTGGCCTACGTGGTGGAAGAAAACGTGCTCGCGCACCGCATGGTGCGCCTGCACGGCGCGCAGGCGCAGCAGCAAGCGCGCTTTGGCCGCTTGAGCGACAGCCTGCGCCGCCTGGCGATCAAGGCCACCATTGCCTCCGCCGCCATGACGCCGCTGACGCAGCTACTCGCCGCCGTCGCCCTGTCCACCGTCATTTGCGTGGCGCTGTGGCAAAGCCGCGCCGGCAGCGGCGCAGGCCAGGCCATCACAGTCGGCGGCTTTGCCTCCTTCATCACCGCCATGCTGATGCTGGTGGCGCCCATGCGGCGCATGGCCGACGTCACCAACCCACTCACGCGCGGCGTGGCCGCACTGGAGCGCGGCCTGCAGCTGATCCACGACACCGCCAGCGAAAACGGCGGCACGCAGCCCTGCCCCACGCCCGCGCGCGGTGCGCTGCAGCTGCACGATGTTTGCGTGCGCTTTCGCGCCCACAGCGACGCCGCTCTGGCGCTCGACCGCGTCAGCCTGACGCTGCAGCCGGGCGAGGTCGTCGCCCTGGTCGGCCCCTCGGGCGCGGGCAAAAGCACGCTGGTCAACCTGCTGCCGCGCTTTGTGCTGCCCGAAAGCGGGCACATCGCACTCGACGGCGTGCCCCTGGCCGACTGGCCGCTGGAGCAGCTGCGCGCGCAATTCGCCATGGTCAGCCAGGACGTGGTCATGCTCAACGACAGCGTGGCGGCCAACGTCGCCCTGGGCGCGCCGCTGGACCGCCAGCGGGTACAAGACTGCCTGGCCGCCGCCAACCTGGCCGAGCATGTGGCGCGCCTGCCGCAAGGCATAGACACACCCGTGGGCCACAACGCCAGCGAGCTCTCGGGCGGGCAGCGCCAGCGCCTGGCGATTGCGCGCGCGCTGTACAAAGATGCGCCCATCCTCATTCTGGATGAGGCCACCTCCGCACTCGACACCGAGTCCGAACGCCTGGTGCAAGAAGCCCTGCAGCGCCTGATGCGCGGGCGCACCACGCTGGTGATTGCGCACCGGCTCTCCACCATCGAGCACGCCGACCGCGTGCTGGTGCTGCAAGCGGGCCGCATCGTCGAGCAAGGCAGCCACGCCCAGCTGCTGGCGCTCGGCGGCCTCTACGCCCGGCTGCAGCACCAAAATTAA
- the tolB gene encoding Tol-Pal system beta propeller repeat protein TolB — protein MTTHRSQSPSAAAPLLPLRRQVLAAMFCLPAVPALAQFRVEVTGVGLTQLPIALAPFRGEAQAPQPIAAIVQADLERSGQFRSVDAAGAQLDETSRPDMTQWRQKSADSLVTGSVTRLADGRFDVRFRLWDVVRGQDLGGQSYIVIQGDLRLVAHRIADFVYEKLTGERGVFSTRIAYVTKTGGRYSLWIADADGENAQAALASPEPIISPAWAPNGTQLAYVSFESRKPVVYVHDVASGRRRLIANFRGSNSAPAWSPDGRQLAVTLTRDGHSQLYTIDANGGEPRRLMQSSGIDTEPVFSGDGRSIYFVSDRGGAPQIYKVAASGGNAERVTFNGGYNISPAISPDGRWLAYVSRVGGAFKLHVMDLASGTSTAITDTSADESPSFAPNSRLILYATQQQGREALMTTTLDGKIKARLAGRGGDIREPDWGPFHKQVN, from the coding sequence ATGACTACTCACCGTTCACAATCCCCCTCTGCAGCCGCACCGCTGCTGCCCCTGCGCCGCCAGGTTCTGGCCGCCATGTTTTGTCTCCCCGCTGTGCCTGCACTTGCCCAGTTCCGTGTGGAAGTCACGGGCGTGGGCTTGACGCAGCTGCCGATTGCGCTGGCGCCGTTTCGCGGCGAAGCACAGGCGCCGCAGCCCATTGCCGCCATCGTGCAGGCCGACCTTGAGCGCAGCGGCCAGTTTCGCAGCGTGGACGCCGCTGGCGCCCAGCTCGACGAGACCTCCCGTCCCGACATGACCCAGTGGCGCCAGAAAAGCGCCGATTCGCTCGTCACCGGCAGCGTCACGCGCCTGGCCGATGGCCGGTTTGACGTGCGCTTTCGCCTCTGGGACGTGGTGCGCGGCCAGGACCTGGGTGGGCAGAGCTACATCGTCATCCAGGGCGACCTGCGCCTGGTGGCACACCGCATTGCCGATTTCGTGTACGAAAAGCTCACCGGCGAGCGTGGCGTGTTCTCCACCCGCATCGCCTACGTCACCAAGACGGGTGGGCGCTACAGCCTGTGGATTGCCGATGCCGATGGCGAAAACGCCCAGGCTGCGCTGGCCAGCCCCGAACCCATCATCTCGCCCGCCTGGGCCCCCAACGGTACGCAGCTGGCCTATGTGTCGTTCGAGTCGCGCAAGCCCGTGGTCTACGTGCACGATGTGGCCAGCGGGCGCCGGCGCCTGATTGCCAACTTCCGGGGCTCCAACAGCGCCCCGGCCTGGTCGCCCGATGGCCGCCAGCTGGCCGTGACGCTCACGCGCGACGGCCACTCGCAGCTGTACACCATCGACGCCAACGGCGGCGAGCCGCGCCGCCTGATGCAAAGCAGCGGCATCGACACCGAGCCGGTGTTCTCCGGCGATGGGCGCAGCATCTACTTCGTCAGCGACCGGGGCGGTGCGCCGCAGATCTACAAGGTGGCAGCCAGCGGCGGCAACGCCGAGCGCGTAACCTTCAACGGTGGCTACAACATCTCGCCCGCCATCAGCCCCGATGGCCGCTGGCTGGCCTACGTCTCGCGCGTGGGCGGGGCCTTCAAGCTGCACGTCATGGATCTGGCCAGCGGTACCAGCACAGCCATTACCGATACCAGCGCCGACGAAAGCCCCAGTTTCGCTCCCAACAGCCGCCTGATCCTCTACGCCACCCAGCAGCAAGGCCGTGAAGCTCTCATGACCACCACGCTCGACGGCAAGATCAAGGCACGCCTGGCCGGGCGAGGTGGAGACATACGCGAGCCCGATTGGGGCCCGTTCCATAAACAAGTCAATTGA
- the pal gene encoding peptidoglycan-associated lipoprotein Pal, whose protein sequence is MKHLKRISLALSIAALVAGCSTGVKLDDAAPVEDRSANAGANAGNTAQSGVAGVNLGQSDRDGGGPVGVARTVYFDFDSYSVKSEYQSVLDAHARFIKAVPGRKVMLEGHTDDVGGREYNLALGQKRAEAVRRSLGLLGVADGQMEAISYGKEKPAAQGMSDDARAQNRRVELSYR, encoded by the coding sequence ATGAAACATTTGAAACGCATCTCCCTCGCACTGAGCATTGCCGCCCTGGTGGCAGGCTGCAGCACCGGCGTCAAGCTCGACGACGCCGCCCCGGTCGAAGACCGCTCGGCCAATGCTGGTGCCAATGCCGGCAATACCGCGCAAAGCGGCGTTGCTGGCGTCAACCTCGGCCAGTCCGACCGTGACGGCGGCGGCCCCGTGGGCGTGGCGCGCACTGTGTACTTCGACTTCGACAGCTACAGCGTCAAGTCCGAGTACCAGTCGGTGCTCGATGCCCATGCGCGCTTCATCAAGGCCGTGCCGGGCCGCAAGGTCATGCTCGAAGGCCACACCGACGACGTCGGCGGCCGTGAATACAACCTGGCCCTGGGCCAAAAACGTGCCGAAGCCGTGCGCCGCTCGCTCGGCCTGCTGGGCGTGGCCGACGGCCAGATGGAAGCCATCAGCTACGGCAAGGAAAAGCCCGCCGCGCAAGGCATGAGCGACGATGCCCGCGCGCAAAACCGCCGCGTTGAACTCTCGTACCGCTGA